In the Topomyia yanbarensis strain Yona2022 chromosome 3, ASM3024719v1, whole genome shotgun sequence genome, one interval contains:
- the LOC131688111 gene encoding uncharacterized protein LOC131688111: MKNMLSSLTTFVTFLSLTLCQPDDFHDAAPTASKEACFEHTEFPNPNECCTRPIWVNRYMLRACRFTTSETDNYRKEFGSCSASCGLYKINVTLVDNQVNRVRLFKPANIETADTDWLEKITSSLRLCKSKITSVIGRHVSENMEMKMCEHAKDVFDDCLNSQLFLHCPIRSWIHNEGCDMAKSHLMEDCPYKSLGAVVASENRSDHDLEELEFAEDSALEGE; this comes from the exons ATGAAGAATATGTTGTCAAGCTTAACAACATTTGTTACCTTTCTGAGTCTTACCCTGTGTCAGCCTGACGATTTTCACGATGCCGCACCAACCGCCAGCAAAGAAGCATGTTTTGAGCATACCGAATTCCCTAACCCAAACGAATGCTGCACGCGACCGATTTGGGTTAATCGATACATGTTACGGGCTTGTCGTTTCACGACTTCTGAAACTGACAACTATCGGAAGGAGTTTGGATCG TGCTCAGCAAGCTGTGGACTGTACAAAATCAACGTAACTCTAGTGGACAATCAGGTGAACAGGGTACGCTTGTTTAAACCAGCTAACATAGAAACTGCTGATACCGACTGGCTGGAAAAGATAACTTCATCGTTACGATTGTGTAAATCCAAGATCACTTCCGTGATCGGTCGTCATGTCAGCGAAAATATGGAGATGAAAATGTGTGAACACGCGAAGGATGTTTTCGATGATTGTTTGAACTCACAGTTATTTCTG CACTGCCCGATAAGGTCATGGATTCATAACGAGGGATGCGATATGGCGAAGTCTCATCTAATGGAAGATTGTCCTTACAAATCGCTGGGAGCGGTGGTCGCGAGTGAAAATCGAAGTGATCATGACCTAGAGGAGCTAGAGTTTGCGGAGGACTCTGCGCTGGAGGGCGAATAG